A genome region from Halorussus pelagicus includes the following:
- the trpA gene encoding tryptophan synthase subunit alpha produces MGSEIRNAFADDPALVSYVAAGDPDAESTKEYVRALVRGGTDVVELGLPFSEPIAEGPTIQQAIRRALDAGMTPDRYFDLVAELREEVDVPLVCMTYYNLIYQYDAGDGREGPEPFVAAAAEAGISGIIVPDLPVDESDPLKDACKKHGLDLVFIVAPTTTDERLDRMLDRASGFVYVQGRLGTTGARSDVSDDTHGSLDRLAETDLPKAVGFGISERGHAREIVAGGADGIIVGSAFVDIVAEQDDAADRLEAKARELKQGALAGAPDLPEPEGK; encoded by the coding sequence ATGGGGAGTGAAATCCGCAACGCCTTCGCCGACGACCCGGCGCTGGTCTCGTACGTCGCGGCGGGCGACCCCGACGCCGAGTCCACGAAGGAGTACGTCCGGGCGCTCGTCCGCGGCGGGACCGATGTGGTGGAACTCGGCCTGCCCTTCTCGGAACCCATCGCGGAGGGACCGACCATCCAGCAGGCCATCCGCCGGGCGCTCGACGCCGGGATGACCCCAGACCGGTACTTCGACCTCGTGGCCGAGTTGCGCGAGGAGGTGGACGTACCGCTGGTCTGTATGACGTACTACAATCTCATCTACCAGTACGACGCTGGCGACGGACGGGAGGGTCCCGAACCCTTCGTGGCGGCCGCCGCCGAGGCGGGCATCTCCGGCATCATCGTCCCGGACCTGCCGGTAGACGAGAGCGACCCGCTGAAAGACGCCTGCAAGAAACACGGTCTCGACCTCGTTTTCATCGTCGCGCCGACGACGACCGACGAGCGACTCGACCGCATGCTCGACCGCGCCTCGGGGTTCGTCTACGTCCAGGGGCGACTGGGCACGACGGGCGCGCGCTCGGACGTGAGCGACGACACCCACGGGAGCCTCGACCGCCTCGCCGAAACCGACCTCCCGAAGGCGGTCGGGTTCGGCATCAGCGAGCGCGGCCACGCCCGAGAAATCGTCGCGGGCGGCGCGGACGGCATCATCGTCGGGAGCGCGTTCGTAGATATCGTTGCCGAACAGGACGACGCCGCAGACCGCCTCGAAGCGAAGGCCCGCGAACTCAAACAGGGCGCGCTCGCTGGCGCACCAGACCTTCCGGAACCGGAAGGCAAATAA